One genomic window of Haemophilus haemolyticus includes the following:
- the rho gene encoding transcription termination factor Rho — protein MHLTELKNTPVSDLVKLGEEQMGLENLARLRKQDIVFAILKQHAKSGEDIFGGGVLEILPDGFGFLRSADSSYLAGPDDIYVSPSQIRRFNLQTGDKIEGKIRPPKEGERYFALLKVDQVNDDKPEVSRSKILFENLTPLHANSRLRMERGNGSTEDLTARILDLASPIGKGQRGLIVAPPKAGKTMLLQNIAQSITHNYPDVELIVLLIDERPEEVTEMQRSVKGEVIASTFDEPATRHVQVAEMVIEKAKRSVEHKKDVVILLDSITRLARAYNTVTPASGKILSGGVDANALHRPKRFFGAARNVEEGGSLTIIATALVDTGSKMDEVIFEEFKGTGNMELHLSRKIAERRVFPAIDFKRSGTRKEDLLTTSDELQKMWILRKILNPMDEVDAMEFLIDKLMMAKTNEEFFEVMKRS, from the coding sequence ATGCATTTAACTGAACTTAAAAATACGCCTGTTTCGGATCTTGTGAAACTTGGCGAAGAACAAATGGGCTTAGAGAATTTAGCTCGTTTGCGTAAACAAGATATTGTCTTTGCAATTTTAAAACAGCACGCCAAAAGCGGTGAAGATATTTTCGGCGGCGGCGTATTAGAAATCTTACCAGATGGTTTTGGTTTCCTTCGTTCTGCTGATAGTTCCTACCTTGCAGGTCCTGATGATATCTATGTTTCCCCAAGTCAAATTCGTCGTTTTAATCTTCAAACTGGTGATAAAATCGAAGGTAAAATCCGACCACCAAAAGAAGGCGAACGCTATTTTGCACTTTTAAAAGTTGATCAAGTTAATGATGACAAACCTGAAGTTTCTCGTAGCAAAATCTTATTTGAAAACTTAACGCCATTACATGCTAACTCTCGTTTAAGAATGGAGCGAGGCAATGGCTCAACAGAAGATTTAACCGCACGTATTTTGGATTTAGCATCACCAATTGGTAAAGGTCAACGTGGTTTGATTGTTGCTCCACCAAAAGCAGGTAAAACCATGTTGCTGCAAAATATTGCGCAAAGTATCACGCATAATTATCCTGATGTAGAACTTATCGTATTGCTGATTGATGAACGTCCAGAAGAAGTGACAGAAATGCAACGTTCCGTAAAAGGCGAGGTGATTGCGTCTACTTTTGATGAGCCTGCAACTCGTCACGTTCAAGTGGCAGAAATGGTAATCGAAAAAGCGAAACGTTCAGTCGAGCATAAAAAAGATGTGGTAATTTTGCTTGACTCTATTACACGTTTAGCACGTGCTTACAATACAGTCACTCCAGCTTCAGGTAAAATTCTGTCTGGTGGTGTGGATGCGAATGCGTTGCATCGTCCAAAACGTTTCTTTGGTGCTGCACGTAACGTGGAAGAAGGTGGTAGTTTAACGATTATTGCAACAGCGCTAGTTGATACCGGTTCGAAAATGGATGAAGTTATTTTCGAAGAATTTAAAGGTACAGGTAATATGGAATTACACCTTTCTCGTAAAATTGCAGAAAGACGCGTATTCCCAGCTATTGATTTTAAACGCTCTGGTACTCGTAAAGAAGACTTACTCACAACATCTGATGAATTACAAAAAATGTGGATTCTTCGTAAGATTCTTAATCCAATGGATGAAGTGGATGCAATGGAATTCTTGATTGATAAGCTGATGATGGCGAAAACTAACGAAGAGTTTTTTGAAGTGATGAAACGTTCGTAA
- a CDS encoding type II secretion system F family protein gives MNKKLFYYQGSNALNQKQKGSIIADTKQQAHFQLISRGLTHIKLQQNWQFGAKPKNSEISELLNQLATLLQSAIPLKNSLQILQQNCTQIMLNEWLERLLQSIESGLAFSQAIEQQGKYLTQQEIQLIQVGEMTGKLSVVCKKIATHRSQSLALQRKLQKIMLYPSMVLGISLLLTLALLLFIVPQFAEMYSGNNAELPTITAILLSISNFLKQNIGILLFFTFSFFLFYYFYLKRQTWFYQKKNQLISITPIFGTIQKLSRLVNFSQSLQIMLQAGIPLNQALDSFLPRTQTWQTKKTLVNDIVLDKEVRSILQWVSQGYAFSNSVSSELFPMEAQQMLQIGEQSGKLALMLEHIANNYQEKLNHQIDLLSQMLEPLMMVIIGSLIGIIMMGMYLPIFNMGSVIQ, from the coding sequence ATGAATAAAAAACTCTTTTATTATCAAGGTAGTAACGCATTAAATCAGAAACAAAAAGGCTCAATTATTGCGGATACAAAACAACAAGCACACTTTCAATTAATAAGCCGCGGGCTTACTCACATCAAATTACAACAAAACTGGCAATTTGGGGCAAAGCCCAAAAATTCAGAAATCAGTGAATTACTCAATCAATTAGCGACATTGCTACAGTCCGCAATTCCGTTAAAAAACAGCCTGCAAATTTTGCAACAAAATTGTACTCAAATTATGCTCAACGAATGGCTTGAACGACTGCTTCAATCTATTGAATCTGGTTTAGCATTCTCACAGGCAATTGAACAACAAGGGAAATATCTCACACAACAAGAAATTCAACTGATTCAAGTGGGAGAAATGACGGGCAAACTTTCCGTTGTTTGTAAAAAAATAGCCACGCATCGTAGCCAATCTTTAGCATTACAACGCAAATTACAGAAAATTATGTTGTACCCATCAATGGTGCTGGGAATTTCACTATTACTAACACTCGCATTACTACTTTTTATCGTGCCTCAATTTGCTGAAATGTATAGTGGCAATAATGCTGAGTTACCAACAATAACCGCAATATTGCTCTCTATATCTAATTTTCTTAAGCAAAATATTGGGATTTTGCTATTTTTCACTTTTAGTTTTTTTCTATTTTATTACTTCTATCTAAAACGCCAGACCTGGTTTTATCAAAAGAAAAATCAACTTATTTCTATCACGCCTATTTTTGGCACAATTCAAAAGCTTTCACGTTTAGTGAACTTTAGTCAAAGTTTACAAATTATGTTGCAAGCTGGCATACCGCTTAATCAAGCGCTAGACAGTTTTCTCCCTCGTACACAAACGTGGCAAACCAAGAAAACCCTCGTAAATGACATCGTATTAGATAAAGAAGTGCGGTCAATTTTACAATGGGTTTCTCAAGGCTATGCGTTTTCTAATAGCGTAAGTAGCGAGCTTTTCCCGATGGAAGCACAACAAATGCTCCAAATTGGTGAGCAAAGCGGAAAACTCGCTTTGATGCTAGAGCACATCGCGAATAATTACCAAGAAAAACTTAATCATCAAATTGACTTACTCTCACAAATGCTAGAACCATTAATGATGGTGATCATCGGAAGTCTGATTGGGATTATTATGATGGGAATGTATTTACCTATCTTTAATATGGGATCAGTTATTCAATGA
- a CDS encoding prepilin peptidase: MIYFAVFLLGGILGIALWFYLSGFITRLQQEIYATYVELFPQNCSPFQPHFASIQQKKCGHILRYFLSVGVGFIFLQIAFKDSIFTIWIGLTLLILWAISYLDWDYQLISTTLCLWLLTLGLFGADNNFSLLTLSESIKSAASFFIVFYAIYWLAKFYYSKEAFGRGDYLLAMALGSFIHLETLPHFLLLASVLGICFSLIHRKKKEFLPFAPFMNLSAIIIYLVKYYGY, encoded by the coding sequence ATGATTTACTTCGCAGTGTTTTTATTAGGCGGCATCTTAGGGATCGCATTGTGGTTCTACCTATCTGGTTTTATTACGCGTTTGCAGCAAGAGATTTATGCAACTTACGTTGAATTATTCCCACAAAACTGTTCTCCATTTCAACCGCACTTTGCCTCTATTCAACAAAAGAAGTGCGGTCATATTTTGAGGTATTTTTTAAGTGTTGGAGTTGGATTTATATTTTTACAAATTGCCTTCAAAGATTCTATTTTTACTATATGGATCGGACTCACACTTCTTATCCTTTGGGCAATCAGTTATCTTGATTGGGATTATCAACTTATTTCTACTACACTCTGTTTATGGTTACTTACTCTCGGTTTATTTGGAGCAGACAATAACTTTTCATTGCTTACGTTATCTGAAAGTATAAAAAGTGCGGCAAGTTTTTTTATTGTTTTCTACGCAATCTATTGGCTTGCAAAATTCTATTACAGCAAAGAAGCCTTTGGACGAGGCGATTATTTGCTAGCAATGGCATTAGGAAGTTTTATTCATTTAGAAACCTTACCGCACTTTTTATTATTAGCCTCAGTTCTTGGAATATGTTTTTCGCTTATTCATAGGAAGAAAAAAGAATTTTTACCTTTTGCCCCTTTTATGAACTTGTCGGCTATCATCATTTATCTCGTCAAATATTACGGATATTAA
- a CDS encoding GspE/PulE family protein, with product MIDLTSAKPRVKAQNGEIFTISPDLWGRNQQQQSMLLRYFALPLKEENNRLWLGVDSLSNLSACETIAFITGKLVEPVLLESTQLKELLQQLAPNQLQVEEQVKYYQHQEQPHLEQQDDEPVIRLLNQIFESALQNNASDIHLETLSAHFQVRFRIDGVLQAQPPLSKNLANRIISRLKLLAKLDISETRLPQDGRFQFKTTFSDILDFRLSTLPTHWGEKVVLRAQQNKPVELSFSELGMTESQQKEFQRALSQPQGLILVTGPTGSGKSISLYTALQWLNTPDKHIMTAEDPIEIELDGIIQSQINPQIGLDFSRLLRAFLRQDPDIIMLGEIRDEESAMIALRAAQTGHLVLSTLHTNDAISAISRLQQLGIQQHEIENSLLLVIAQRLVRKICPKCGGNLINSCDCHQGYRGRIGVYQFLHWQQNGYQTDFKNLHASGLEKVSQGITDEKEIERVLGKNS from the coding sequence ATGATCGACTTAACTAGTGCAAAACCTCGTGTAAAAGCACAAAATGGCGAGATATTTACGATCTCGCCAGATTTATGGGGACGTAATCAGCAACAACAGTCTATGCTCTTACGTTATTTTGCGTTACCACTCAAAGAAGAAAATAATCGTCTTTGGTTAGGTGTCGATTCCCTTTCTAATCTTTCCGCCTGTGAAACTATTGCGTTTATAACCGGTAAACTTGTTGAGCCAGTTTTATTAGAAAGCACTCAACTTAAAGAACTATTACAGCAACTTGCCCCTAATCAACTTCAAGTGGAAGAGCAAGTTAAATATTACCAACATCAAGAACAGCCTCATCTAGAACAACAAGATGACGAGCCTGTCATTCGCTTGCTTAATCAAATTTTTGAATCTGCTTTACAAAACAATGCCTCAGATATTCATTTAGAGACCTTATCGGCTCATTTCCAAGTGCGGTTTAGAATTGACGGTGTTTTACAAGCTCAGCCTCCACTTAGCAAAAATTTGGCTAATCGCATTATTTCTCGCCTAAAACTGCTCGCTAAATTAGATATCAGTGAAACCCGCCTTCCACAAGATGGACGATTTCAATTTAAAACTACGTTTTCCGATATTCTTGATTTCCGTCTTTCAACGTTACCAACTCATTGGGGAGAGAAAGTTGTCCTGAGAGCACAGCAAAATAAACCAGTAGAACTCAGCTTTTCTGAACTAGGCATGACTGAAAGTCAACAGAAAGAATTTCAACGCGCGCTTAGCCAACCACAAGGATTAATTTTAGTAACTGGCCCAACAGGAAGTGGGAAAAGTATCTCACTTTACACCGCACTTCAGTGGCTAAACACGCCTGATAAACATATTATGACCGCAGAGGATCCCATTGAAATTGAGCTTGATGGCATTATTCAAAGCCAAATTAATCCACAAATAGGACTAGATTTTAGCCGTCTATTGCGCGCTTTTTTACGCCAAGATCCAGACATTATTATGTTAGGTGAAATTCGCGATGAAGAAAGTGCAATGATTGCACTACGTGCCGCCCAAACGGGGCATTTGGTGCTTTCAACTTTACATACTAATGATGCAATATCCGCCATTTCTCGCTTACAACAACTCGGTATTCAGCAACATGAAATTGAAAACAGTTTACTGCTCGTTATTGCTCAGCGTCTTGTACGAAAAATCTGTCCAAAGTGCGGTGGAAATTTAATAAATTCTTGTGATTGCCATCAAGGTTATCGAGGCCGAATCGGCGTGTATCAATTTCTACATTGGCAGCAGAATGGCTATCAAACGGATTTTAAAAATTTACATGCGAGTGGTTTAGAAAAAGTTAGCCAAGGCATAACGGATGAGAAAGAAATTGAACGTGTGTTAGGTAAAAACTCATGA